From one Anoplolepis gracilipes chromosome 10, ASM4749672v1, whole genome shotgun sequence genomic stretch:
- the LOC140669944 gene encoding uncharacterized protein isoform X1: protein MRGQLYRRKQSIMLGETRVLFSGTRVPHDVTCNMLPVLSKCERISRRVDQDDSAPVFAFAAASTRRECRSDDDDDDDDDDGDAVIVDTAALDYRPRMHACHGQGAAAAQARPPRSKLSDYFYLWVNNIRLLYRGNLDDLAPQLSPEAMGNLQSDSKKKQKKREIAAVSTPTGELEIVEDQKKDKRDQPPKTPDECDETAREPIRISFEKVQTPGHTKRQAPQPPKIVLSKDTQESVEPECRKDTAVAPKPCVTTTESFHPSVTTTTAPAQTPQTPQTPSTPQTQLPPLLVTDSWRLVNKGVVVTEISTPPSQESSSDSVFTDPGELTTSPVMASTGAQVTKSTIESALKMMDNKEEKKTPFVISKHKKIHLSPMARQISVTLSEKITKPEMNAGTLVQRRHSVCESPLNEGTVLRRVASLTLDRNSAKKKRISKSIVTQKTDRHKQFEEEDLSILKKISALSGKSAKKTITVIDRTDTCVLADEFFSAESKSCQTYGELSMPEDIHRYEEEVKKLRDEIKRLREISVNRQTSTKGQSTQTSPRSSSPVDKSVAEINNFNRDSSIRNDPVADLEATKMIRVLSPGSIDKVANRSCLSHRVNTSNEDLMQYPIPPPPPLPESFSQSRCTSASTISTTSLQSFIPPPPPPPSPHVLATESLRGSEKTVSSSSALTKLTDISRIPSPPPPPMPSQSIISTFPPAPPPPPPPPSTPMSGMTSTIPLPPPPPMQTIINAIPPPSPLQNAVPPAPPPPAPPSMPVQRVESDISVPPPPPPPPPPPPPPMPLQGITCEISASMKSTMCGIPPPPPPPPTPMINTCGASPPPPPPPPPLPGMQSSANGPPPPAPPLPGMPTLDGIPPPPPPPIGGSGAGPPPPPPMTPSALSGTGPSPLPAPPVGGWNPPSRAIMRKQPLNPDVPMKPLYWTRIIVPVTAASQTTAAAESPTQVPLWLELAEEKSINMKEFADLFSRQVRQKNPTKKSEETLNKSSKIQPAKILDPKRSKMVGILEKSLHIDFSEIENAAYNLDTSVISLETLQQIYEIKPTEKEIAEIAAHEAEFPDIPIDQPELFLKRLSGIKHFSERITCLMLQSEFQDAILAVSYKLNNVRTTCDFLVQSESLKKVIAIILTLGNYMNGGNMMRGQADGFGLEILGKLKDVKSNVSGVTLLHYVVNAKLSQEKEHNFDEPLPLPVPEPADVEAASTIKFDDIAKELDRLEKELQICVQKCNTVVEADPTMSKVFKEKVDSFVARASIELANEKEELLEAKNRFKAVMRFYQFIPKGATLETAEPYDFFNLWLGFCRDFKDIWKKEQQRIRKERMEEARKKLENKSDVVRVKLNPHGLKARLQKLASKKQVQR from the exons ATGCGCGGACAACTGTATCGCCGAAAGCAATCGATAATGCTCGGCGAGACGCGAGTCCTTTTCAGTGGCACGCGCGTACCGCACGATGTAACGTGTAATATGTTGCCGGTGCTGTCGAAATGCGAGAGAATCAG TCGTCGAGTTGATCAGGATGACTCGGCACCGGTGTTTGCTTTCGCAGCGGCCAGCACGCGGCGAGAGTGTCggagcgacgacgacgacgacgacgatgacgacgacggcgacgccGTGATCGTGGATACCGCAGCTCTCGATTATCGACCACGGATGCACGCCTGCCATGGTCAAGGCGCAGCCGCGGCCCAGGCGCGGCCGCCGCGATCAAAGCTATCCGACTACTTCTACCTCTGGGTCAACAACATCCGGCTGCTCTACAGAGGCAACTTAGACGATCTGGCCCCGCAATTATCACCCGAGGCGATGGGCAATCTGCAGAGCGACAGCAAGAAGAAGCAGAAGAAGCGGGAGATCGCGGCGGTGTCGACGCCTACGGGGGAGCTCGAGATCGTCGAGGACCAGAAAAAGGATAAGCGGGACCAGCCGCCCAAGACTCCGGATGAGTGCGACGAAACTGCGCGCGAACCGATCAGGATCAGCTTCGAGAAGGTGCAGACACCGGGGCACACCAAGAGACAGGCACCGCAGCCACCGAAGATCGTGTTATCCAAG GACACGCAAGAAAGTGTAGAACCCGAATGTCGCAAGGATACCGCAGTAGCGCCGAAGCCATGCGTGACAACGACGGAGTCTTTTCACCCGAGCgtcacgacgacgacggcacCGGCGCAAACCCCGCAGACACCGCAGACCCCGTCAACGCCGCAGACTCAGCTACCACCGTTACTGGTAACCGATTCCTGGCGGTTGGTGAACAAGGGCGTCGTTGTTACGGAAATTTCGACGCCGCCCAGCCAGGAGTCTTCGAGCGACAGCGTCTTCACTGATCCTGGGGAGCTCACCACGAGTCCGGTTATGGCGTCCACGGGGGCACAGGTGACGAAATCGACGATTGAATCAGCTCTGAAGATGATGGACAACAAGGAGGAGAAGAAGACTCCATTTGTAATCTCGAAGCACAAGAAGATCCATTTGTCACCGATGGCTCGTCAAATAA GCGTGACGTTGAGCGAGAAGATCACGAAACCAGAAATGAATGCCGGCACTCTTGTACAGAGACGACACAGTGTTTGTGAATCGCCGTTGAACGAAGGTACGGTGTTGAGAAGAGTTGCCAGCTTGACCCTGGATCGTAATAGCGCCAAGAAGAAGAGAATTTCCAAGAGTATCGTTACTCAGAAGACGGATCGTCACAAGCAATTCGAAG AAGAAGatctatcaatattaaaaaagatttccgCATTATCAGGGAAAAGTGCGAAGAAAACCATCACCGTG ATAGATCGGACAGACACCTGCGTGCTGGCGGATGAGTTTTTTTCAGCTGAAAGTAAATCGTGCCAAACGTACGGTGAACTCTCCATGCCTGAAGATATACATAGATATGAGGAAGAGGTGAAGAAACTGAGAGATGAGATTAAACGACTGCGCGAGATATCTGTAAACCGACAGACAAGTACTAAAGGCCAGTCTACTCAAACGTCACCGAGAAGCTCGTCACCTGTCGATAAAAGTGTTGCAGAAATAAACAATTTCAACAGAGACTCATCAATCAGAAATGATCCCGTTGCTGATCTCGAGGCAACCAAGATGATTCGCGTGCTTTCCCCTGGATCGATCGACAAGGTCGCGAATCGATCGTGCTTATCTCATCGGGTAAACACGTCAAATGAAGACCTGATGCAGTATCCAATACCGCCACCTCCACCACTACCGGAGTCATTCTCCCAGAGCAGATGTACATCTGCCTCGACGATATCAACGACGTCGCTGCAGTCCTTTATCCCGCCACCTCCACCGCCACCGTCCCCGCACGTGCTCGCGACCGAGTCGCTGCGAGGTAGCGAGAAGACGGTTTCGTCGTCTTCGGCACTGACGAAACTAACGGATATCTCAAGGATACCATCACCACCACCTCCGCCTATGCCATCGCAAAGTATCATCAGTACGTTTCCACCTGCACCTCCTCCGCCACCTCCGCCCCCGTCTACGCCGATGTCGGGTATGACGAGCACGATACCTCTTCCTCCGCCGCCGCCTATGCAAACGATCATAAACGCGATACCTCCCCCGTCACCTCTACAAAACGCGGTACCGCCGGCACCACCTCCGCCCGCGCCTCCGTCCATGCCAGTGCAGAGAGTTGAGAGTGATATATCTGttccaccaccaccaccaccaccaccaccaccaccgccaccACCTATGCCTCTTCAGGGTATTACGTGTGAAATATCCGCATCTATGAAGAGCACCATGTGCGGGATAcctccgccgccgccgccgccgcccaCGCCGATGATAAACACGTGCGGGGCATCGCCACCGCCGCCCCCCCCGCCGCCGCCGTTACCTGGAATGCAGAGTTCTGCGAATGGTCCCCCGCCTCCAGCGCCTCCACTCCCGGGGATGCCGACCTTGGACGGTATACCTCCTCCGCCACCGCCTCCAATCGGAGGATCGGGTGCAGGTCCTCCACCACCGCCGCCTATGACACCTTCGGCACTTTCGGGGACAGGACCCAGTCCTTTACCCGCTCCACCTGTCGGAGGATGGAATCCGCCCAGCAGAGCCA TTATGAGAAAACAACCTTTAAATCCTGATGTGCCAATGAAACCGCTTTACTGGACGAGAATTATAGTGCCAGTTACTGCGGCTAGTCAAACTACCGCTGCTGCAGAATCGCCAACCCAG GTGCCTTTGTGGTTAGAACTTGCGGAGGAAAAGAGTATAAACATGAAAGAGTTTGCCGATTTATTTTCGCGGCAGGTGAGACAAAAAAATCCGACCAAAAAGAGCGaggaaactttaaataaaagctCCAAGATTCAGCCGGCGAAAATATTGGATCCGAAACGTTCGAAGATGGTGGGAATTCTCGAGAAGAGTCTACACATTGATTTTAGCGAGATTGAGAACGCAGCTTATAATTTAGATACGAGTGTGATCAGTTTGGAGACGCTGCAACAGATCTACGAAATC AAACCTACGGAGAAGGAAATAGCAGAGATCGCTGCTCACGAAGCAGAGTTTCCGGATATTCCTATCGATCAACCGGAATTATTTCTCAAACGGTTATCCGGGATAAAGCACTTCTCCGAAAGAATAACCTGCCTGATGCTTCAGTCGGAATTCCAAGACGCCATCTTGGCGGTCTCGTATAAATTGAATAACGTACGAACTACCTGTGACTTTTTGGTGCAGTCTGaatctttgaaaaaagttATAGCCATCATATTGACGCTGGGCAATTATATGAACGGTGGAAATATGATGCGAGGCCAGGCTGACGGCTTCGGCCTGGAGATCCTTGGCAAATTAAAAGACGTCAAGTCCAATGTATCCGGGGTCACTCTGTTGCATTACGTTGTCAATGCGAAGCTGTCTCAGGAAAAAGAGCACAATTTTGACGAGCCGTTACCTCTACCTGTGCCTGAACCGGCTGACGTCGAGGCCGCATCCACAATCAAGTTTGATGATATTGCCAAGGAACTCGACAGATTGGAAAAAGAATTGCAAA taTGCGTACAAAAGTGTAACACTGTCGTGGAAGCTGATCCAACTATGTCCAAGGTATTCAAGGAAAAAGTAGACTCGTTCGTGGCGAGGGCAAGTATCGAATTGgcaaatgaaaaagaagaattacTGGAAGCTAAAAACAGATTCAAGGCCGTAATGCGATTTTATCAGTTCATCCCCAAAGGCGCCACACTGGAGACCGCGGAACCTTACGATTTCTTCAACCTATGGCTTGGTTTTTGTCGGGATTTTAAG GATATCTGGAAAAAGGAGCAACAGCGAATACGAAAAGAACGGATGGAGGAGGCTCGCAAAAAGCTTGAAAATAAATCCGATGTCGTGAGAGTAAAATTAAATCCTCATGGACTAAAGGCGCGACTACAAAAACTGGCGAGTAAGAAACAAGTTCAAAGATAG
- the LOC140669944 gene encoding uncharacterized protein isoform X2 — translation MRGQLYRRKQSIMLGETRVLFSGTRVPHDVTCNMLPVLSKCERISRRVDQDDSAPVFAFAAASTRRECRSDDDDDDDDDDGDAVIVDTAALDYRPRMHACHGQGAAAAQARPPRSKLSDYFYLWVNNIRLLYRGNLDDLAPQLSPEAMGNLQSDSKKKQKKREIAAVSTPTGELEIVEDQKKDKRDQPPKTPDECDETAREPIRISFEKVQTPGHTKRQAPQPPKIVLSKDTQESVEPECRKDTAVAPKPCVTTTESFHPSVTTTTAPAQTPQTPQTPSTPQTQLPPLLVTDSWRLVNKGVVVTEISTPPSQESSSDSVFTDPGELTTSPVMASTGAQVTKSTIESALKMMDNKEEKKTPFVISKHKKIHLSPMARQISVTLSEKITKPEMNAGTLVQRRHSVCESPLNEGTVLRRVASLTLDRNSAKKKRISKSIVTQKTDRHKQFEEEDLSILKKISALSGKSAKKTITVIDRTDTCVLADEFFSAESKSCQTYGELSMPEDIHRYEEEVKKLRDEIKRLREISVNRQTSTKGQSTQTSPRSSSPVDKSVAEINNFNRDSSIRNDPVADLEATKMIRVLSPGSIDKVANRSCLSHRVNTSNEDLMQYPIPPPPPLPESFSQSRCTSASTISTTSLQSFIPPPPPPPSPHVLATESLRGSEKTVSSSSALTKLTDISRIPSPPPPPMPSQSIISTFPPAPPPPPPPPSTPMSGMTSTIPLPPPPPMQTIINAIPPPSPLQNAVPPAPPPPAPPSMPVQRVESDISVPPPPPPPPPPPPPPMPLQGITCEISASMKSTMCGIPPPPPPPPTPMINTCGASPPPPPPPPPLPGMQSSANGPPPPAPPLPGMPTLDGIPPPPPPPIGGSGAGPPPPPPMTPSALSGTGPSPLPAPPVGGWNPPSRAIMRKQPLNPDVPMKPLYWTRIIVPVTAASQTTAAAESPTQVPLWLELAEEKSINMKEFADLFSRQVRQKNPTKKSEETLNKSSKIQPAKILDPKRSKMVGILEKSLHIDFSEIENAAYNLDTSVISLETLQQIYEIKPTEKEIAEIAAHEAEFPDIPIDQPELFLKRLSGIKHFSERITCLMLQSEFQDAILAVSYKLNNVRTTCDFLVQSESLKKVIAIILTLGNYMNGGNMMRGQADGFGLEILGKLKDVKSNVSGVTLLHYVVNAKLSQEKEHNFDEPLPLPVPEPADVEAASTIKFDDIAKELDRLEKELQICVQKCNTVVEADPTMSKVFKEKVDSFVARASIELANEKEELLEAKNRFKAVMRFYQFIPKGATLETAEPYDFFNLWLGFCRDFKIAFYRISGKRSNSEYEKNGWRRLAKSLKINPMS, via the exons ATGCGCGGACAACTGTATCGCCGAAAGCAATCGATAATGCTCGGCGAGACGCGAGTCCTTTTCAGTGGCACGCGCGTACCGCACGATGTAACGTGTAATATGTTGCCGGTGCTGTCGAAATGCGAGAGAATCAG TCGTCGAGTTGATCAGGATGACTCGGCACCGGTGTTTGCTTTCGCAGCGGCCAGCACGCGGCGAGAGTGTCggagcgacgacgacgacgacgacgatgacgacgacggcgacgccGTGATCGTGGATACCGCAGCTCTCGATTATCGACCACGGATGCACGCCTGCCATGGTCAAGGCGCAGCCGCGGCCCAGGCGCGGCCGCCGCGATCAAAGCTATCCGACTACTTCTACCTCTGGGTCAACAACATCCGGCTGCTCTACAGAGGCAACTTAGACGATCTGGCCCCGCAATTATCACCCGAGGCGATGGGCAATCTGCAGAGCGACAGCAAGAAGAAGCAGAAGAAGCGGGAGATCGCGGCGGTGTCGACGCCTACGGGGGAGCTCGAGATCGTCGAGGACCAGAAAAAGGATAAGCGGGACCAGCCGCCCAAGACTCCGGATGAGTGCGACGAAACTGCGCGCGAACCGATCAGGATCAGCTTCGAGAAGGTGCAGACACCGGGGCACACCAAGAGACAGGCACCGCAGCCACCGAAGATCGTGTTATCCAAG GACACGCAAGAAAGTGTAGAACCCGAATGTCGCAAGGATACCGCAGTAGCGCCGAAGCCATGCGTGACAACGACGGAGTCTTTTCACCCGAGCgtcacgacgacgacggcacCGGCGCAAACCCCGCAGACACCGCAGACCCCGTCAACGCCGCAGACTCAGCTACCACCGTTACTGGTAACCGATTCCTGGCGGTTGGTGAACAAGGGCGTCGTTGTTACGGAAATTTCGACGCCGCCCAGCCAGGAGTCTTCGAGCGACAGCGTCTTCACTGATCCTGGGGAGCTCACCACGAGTCCGGTTATGGCGTCCACGGGGGCACAGGTGACGAAATCGACGATTGAATCAGCTCTGAAGATGATGGACAACAAGGAGGAGAAGAAGACTCCATTTGTAATCTCGAAGCACAAGAAGATCCATTTGTCACCGATGGCTCGTCAAATAA GCGTGACGTTGAGCGAGAAGATCACGAAACCAGAAATGAATGCCGGCACTCTTGTACAGAGACGACACAGTGTTTGTGAATCGCCGTTGAACGAAGGTACGGTGTTGAGAAGAGTTGCCAGCTTGACCCTGGATCGTAATAGCGCCAAGAAGAAGAGAATTTCCAAGAGTATCGTTACTCAGAAGACGGATCGTCACAAGCAATTCGAAG AAGAAGatctatcaatattaaaaaagatttccgCATTATCAGGGAAAAGTGCGAAGAAAACCATCACCGTG ATAGATCGGACAGACACCTGCGTGCTGGCGGATGAGTTTTTTTCAGCTGAAAGTAAATCGTGCCAAACGTACGGTGAACTCTCCATGCCTGAAGATATACATAGATATGAGGAAGAGGTGAAGAAACTGAGAGATGAGATTAAACGACTGCGCGAGATATCTGTAAACCGACAGACAAGTACTAAAGGCCAGTCTACTCAAACGTCACCGAGAAGCTCGTCACCTGTCGATAAAAGTGTTGCAGAAATAAACAATTTCAACAGAGACTCATCAATCAGAAATGATCCCGTTGCTGATCTCGAGGCAACCAAGATGATTCGCGTGCTTTCCCCTGGATCGATCGACAAGGTCGCGAATCGATCGTGCTTATCTCATCGGGTAAACACGTCAAATGAAGACCTGATGCAGTATCCAATACCGCCACCTCCACCACTACCGGAGTCATTCTCCCAGAGCAGATGTACATCTGCCTCGACGATATCAACGACGTCGCTGCAGTCCTTTATCCCGCCACCTCCACCGCCACCGTCCCCGCACGTGCTCGCGACCGAGTCGCTGCGAGGTAGCGAGAAGACGGTTTCGTCGTCTTCGGCACTGACGAAACTAACGGATATCTCAAGGATACCATCACCACCACCTCCGCCTATGCCATCGCAAAGTATCATCAGTACGTTTCCACCTGCACCTCCTCCGCCACCTCCGCCCCCGTCTACGCCGATGTCGGGTATGACGAGCACGATACCTCTTCCTCCGCCGCCGCCTATGCAAACGATCATAAACGCGATACCTCCCCCGTCACCTCTACAAAACGCGGTACCGCCGGCACCACCTCCGCCCGCGCCTCCGTCCATGCCAGTGCAGAGAGTTGAGAGTGATATATCTGttccaccaccaccaccaccaccaccaccaccaccgccaccACCTATGCCTCTTCAGGGTATTACGTGTGAAATATCCGCATCTATGAAGAGCACCATGTGCGGGATAcctccgccgccgccgccgccgcccaCGCCGATGATAAACACGTGCGGGGCATCGCCACCGCCGCCCCCCCCGCCGCCGCCGTTACCTGGAATGCAGAGTTCTGCGAATGGTCCCCCGCCTCCAGCGCCTCCACTCCCGGGGATGCCGACCTTGGACGGTATACCTCCTCCGCCACCGCCTCCAATCGGAGGATCGGGTGCAGGTCCTCCACCACCGCCGCCTATGACACCTTCGGCACTTTCGGGGACAGGACCCAGTCCTTTACCCGCTCCACCTGTCGGAGGATGGAATCCGCCCAGCAGAGCCA TTATGAGAAAACAACCTTTAAATCCTGATGTGCCAATGAAACCGCTTTACTGGACGAGAATTATAGTGCCAGTTACTGCGGCTAGTCAAACTACCGCTGCTGCAGAATCGCCAACCCAG GTGCCTTTGTGGTTAGAACTTGCGGAGGAAAAGAGTATAAACATGAAAGAGTTTGCCGATTTATTTTCGCGGCAGGTGAGACAAAAAAATCCGACCAAAAAGAGCGaggaaactttaaataaaagctCCAAGATTCAGCCGGCGAAAATATTGGATCCGAAACGTTCGAAGATGGTGGGAATTCTCGAGAAGAGTCTACACATTGATTTTAGCGAGATTGAGAACGCAGCTTATAATTTAGATACGAGTGTGATCAGTTTGGAGACGCTGCAACAGATCTACGAAATC AAACCTACGGAGAAGGAAATAGCAGAGATCGCTGCTCACGAAGCAGAGTTTCCGGATATTCCTATCGATCAACCGGAATTATTTCTCAAACGGTTATCCGGGATAAAGCACTTCTCCGAAAGAATAACCTGCCTGATGCTTCAGTCGGAATTCCAAGACGCCATCTTGGCGGTCTCGTATAAATTGAATAACGTACGAACTACCTGTGACTTTTTGGTGCAGTCTGaatctttgaaaaaagttATAGCCATCATATTGACGCTGGGCAATTATATGAACGGTGGAAATATGATGCGAGGCCAGGCTGACGGCTTCGGCCTGGAGATCCTTGGCAAATTAAAAGACGTCAAGTCCAATGTATCCGGGGTCACTCTGTTGCATTACGTTGTCAATGCGAAGCTGTCTCAGGAAAAAGAGCACAATTTTGACGAGCCGTTACCTCTACCTGTGCCTGAACCGGCTGACGTCGAGGCCGCATCCACAATCAAGTTTGATGATATTGCCAAGGAACTCGACAGATTGGAAAAAGAATTGCAAA taTGCGTACAAAAGTGTAACACTGTCGTGGAAGCTGATCCAACTATGTCCAAGGTATTCAAGGAAAAAGTAGACTCGTTCGTGGCGAGGGCAAGTATCGAATTGgcaaatgaaaaagaagaattacTGGAAGCTAAAAACAGATTCAAGGCCGTAATGCGATTTTATCAGTTCATCCCCAAAGGCGCCACACTGGAGACCGCGGAACCTTACGATTTCTTCAACCTATGGCTTGGTTTTTGTCGGGATTTTAAG aTCGCGTTTTACAGGATATCTGGAAAAAGGAGCAACAGCGAATACGAAAAGAACGGATGGAGGAGGCTCGCAAAAAGCTTGAAAATAAATCCGATGTCGTGA